Proteins encoded in a region of the Flavobacterium sp. MDT1-60 genome:
- a CDS encoding FeoA family protein codes for MQNTIHTLKKGEKAIIKDFDIDLIPLKLLEMGCLPGNLVELLQIAPFGDPLYLDINGSHVAIRIETARAIEVELIKTNL; via the coding sequence TTGCAAAATACAATTCACACTCTGAAAAAAGGCGAAAAAGCCATTATCAAAGATTTTGATATCGATCTTATTCCTTTAAAGTTATTAGAAATGGGTTGTTTGCCGGGCAACTTAGTCGAATTACTTCAAATTGCTCCCTTTGGAGATCCTTTATATTTGGATATTAATGGCTCTCATGTTGCCATTCGTATAGAAACTGCTCGTGCAATTGAAGTTGAACTTATCAAAACCAATTTGTAA
- a CDS encoding M13 family metallopeptidase, producing MIKQLTKPMFCVVSAMFTFTAIQAQNAKPKEPGINIANMDTKVSPGDDFFRYVNGTWLEKTEIPSDRNSWGSFNELRQKTDENSLVILKEASKDPKYKSNTDQGKAIALFNTIMDTVGRNKRGVTPLQPYLKKIDAIKNVADLQNYLTEMQSQGGAGFFGVFVGADAKNSNKNSVNLGPGTLGLSDKDYYNSDDKDSKEKREKYEVHVARMLQYIGESPAKAKESAKQILALEVEMSAPRLDRVERRDRRKQYNPTAVADLKKNTPSVQWDKYFAGIGMTKLDTVNVAQPRYMIALEKTFTEKKVEAWKEYLKWSLLNRAASTLTTEIENANFDFYGKTLTGALKQRPREEVALQVINGATGEALGKLYVEKLFPAEAKDKAKNMIANVMQAYRNRINALPWMSAETKTKAIEKLNKLTVKIGYPDKWKDYSALELKNVSEGGTYFDNMKNLSKWSYAENLAKLGKPVDKTEWGMSPQTVNAYFNPSYNEIVFPAAILQPPFYNYQADEAVNYGGIGAVIGHEISHGFDDSGARYNADGNLVDWWTADDLKQFTTLGGELAAQYSALEPLPGIHVDGKFTLGENIGDLGGTNAAYDGLQLYLKANGNPGLIDGFTPEQRFFISWATVWRTKSRDEAIKSQVKTDPHSPGMYRAVVPIQNLDTFYQAFGIKAGDKMYIEPAKRVKIW from the coding sequence ATGATTAAACAGCTTACTAAACCTATGTTTTGTGTGGTTTCTGCAATGTTCACTTTCACTGCAATTCAGGCTCAAAATGCAAAACCAAAAGAACCGGGTATCAATATTGCCAATATGGATACAAAAGTTAGTCCGGGTGACGACTTTTTTCGTTATGTAAACGGAACCTGGTTAGAAAAAACTGAAATTCCAAGTGATAGAAATTCATGGGGAAGTTTTAATGAACTACGTCAGAAAACAGACGAAAATTCATTGGTGATCTTAAAAGAAGCTTCAAAAGATCCGAAGTATAAATCAAATACAGATCAAGGTAAGGCAATTGCTTTATTTAATACGATCATGGACACTGTTGGAAGAAACAAAAGAGGTGTTACACCACTTCAGCCTTATTTGAAGAAAATCGACGCTATTAAAAATGTAGCCGATTTACAAAATTACCTAACTGAAATGCAATCTCAGGGTGGCGCTGGTTTCTTTGGAGTTTTTGTTGGAGCTGATGCTAAAAACAGTAATAAAAATTCAGTTAACTTAGGTCCTGGAACTTTAGGATTGTCAGATAAGGATTACTACAATTCTGATGATAAAGATTCTAAAGAAAAACGTGAAAAATATGAGGTTCACGTGGCTAGAATGCTGCAGTATATTGGAGAATCTCCTGCAAAAGCAAAAGAAAGTGCAAAACAAATTTTGGCTTTAGAGGTAGAAATGTCTGCTCCAAGATTAGATCGTGTTGAACGCAGAGATCGTAGAAAACAATACAATCCAACTGCGGTTGCCGATTTGAAAAAGAATACACCTTCTGTTCAATGGGATAAATATTTTGCCGGAATCGGAATGACAAAATTAGATACTGTGAATGTTGCTCAGCCTCGTTATATGATCGCTTTAGAAAAAACGTTTACTGAAAAGAAAGTAGAAGCATGGAAAGAGTACCTAAAATGGTCTTTACTAAACAGAGCGGCATCAACGTTGACTACAGAAATAGAAAATGCAAATTTTGATTTCTACGGAAAAACATTGACAGGAGCTTTAAAACAACGTCCGCGTGAAGAAGTTGCTTTACAGGTAATAAACGGTGCAACTGGTGAAGCTTTAGGAAAACTTTATGTAGAGAAGTTATTCCCTGCTGAAGCTAAAGATAAGGCTAAAAATATGATTGCGAATGTAATGCAGGCATACAGAAACAGAATCAATGCTTTGCCTTGGATGTCGGCTGAAACTAAGACAAAAGCTATTGAGAAATTAAACAAACTAACGGTTAAAATTGGATATCCTGATAAATGGAAAGATTATTCAGCTTTAGAACTTAAAAACGTTAGCGAAGGCGGAACTTATTTTGATAACATGAAAAATTTATCAAAATGGTCTTATGCTGAAAATCTAGCTAAATTAGGCAAGCCAGTTGATAAAACAGAGTGGGGAATGTCACCACAAACGGTAAACGCTTATTTTAATCCATCTTATAATGAGATTGTTTTTCCTGCAGCGATTTTACAACCACCTTTCTACAATTACCAGGCTGACGAAGCTGTAAATTATGGTGGAATTGGAGCTGTTATTGGTCACGAAATCTCTCATGGTTTTGATGATTCAGGTGCACGTTACAATGCAGACGGAAATTTAGTTGACTGGTGGACTGCTGATGATTTAAAACAATTTACAACTCTTGGAGGTGAACTTGCTGCACAATACAGTGCTTTAGAGCCATTACCGGGAATTCACGTAGATGGTAAATTTACTTTAGGAGAAAATATTGGTGATTTAGGAGGTACAAATGCAGCTTACGATGGTTTGCAATTGTATTTAAAAGCAAATGGAAATCCAGGTTTAATTGACGGATTTACGCCTGAACAACGTTTCTTTATTTCATGGGCTACAGTTTGGAGAACTAAATCAAGAGATGAGGCTATAAAAAGTCAGGTTAAAACAGATCCGCACTCTCCGGGAATGTACAGAGCGGTAGTGCCAATTCAGAATTTGGATACTTTCTATCAGGCTTTCGGAATTAAAGCAGGAGACAAAATGTACATAGAACCAGCAAAAAGAGTTAAAATCTGGTAA
- a CDS encoding 1-acyl-sn-glycerol-3-phosphate acyltransferase encodes MQKIISYPISVIYYLCFGLCLVVFHPIQWICLNVFGYQAHKISVDYLNFFLLRCTNLAGTRYTIENRETIPTGVPLIFVSNHQSMYDIVAMIWYFRRFHCKFVSKKELGSGIPSVSFNLRHGGSVLIDRKDPKQAIPVIKGLSEYIEKNTRSAVIFPEGTRSKTGKPKEFAQSGLKILCKYAPSAYIVPVSINNSWKMVKYGFFPVGLGNHLTFTAHKAMAVKDFDFAELMKLTEKAVVEGVNEYK; translated from the coding sequence ATGCAAAAGATAATTTCGTATCCCATATCCGTAATTTACTATTTATGTTTTGGATTGTGTCTGGTTGTTTTCCATCCCATACAATGGATTTGCCTAAATGTTTTTGGCTATCAGGCTCATAAAATTAGCGTTGATTATTTAAATTTTTTCCTTTTAAGATGTACAAATCTTGCGGGAACCAGATATACAATCGAAAATAGAGAGACAATTCCCACGGGAGTTCCTTTGATTTTTGTATCGAATCACCAAAGTATGTACGATATCGTGGCAATGATTTGGTACTTTAGACGTTTTCATTGTAAATTTGTAAGTAAGAAGGAGTTAGGTAGCGGAATCCCGAGTGTGTCTTTTAATTTACGTCATGGAGGTTCGGTACTAATTGACCGTAAAGACCCTAAACAAGCGATTCCTGTAATCAAAGGCTTGTCTGAATATATTGAAAAGAATACAAGATCTGCAGTAATTTTTCCCGAAGGCACAAGAAGTAAAACCGGTAAACCAAAAGAATTCGCCCAAAGCGGTTTGAAGATTCTTTGTAAATATGCGCCATCTGCGTATATTGTTCCGGTAAGCATCAACAATTCATGGAAAATGGTAAAATACGGGTTTTTCCCGGTTGGTTTAGGAAATCACCTTACCTTTACCGCACACAAAGCAATGGCTGTAAAAGATTTTGATTTTGCCGAGTTAATGAAGTTGACAGAAAAGGCAGTTGTAGAAGGAGTAAACGAGTATAAATAG
- the rnpA gene encoding ribonuclease P protein component — MNFTYPKNERLKSKTTIGLLFSEGKSVSKYPLRLVYRQAEADSEEKIKMGVSVSKKYFKRAVDRNYFKRILRETYRLNKHLLWNNLEQPYSLMFFYQTKDKLSYEEINTKTIQLFEKFIQQINKTTDSETKTEI; from the coding sequence ATGAATTTTACTTACCCAAAAAATGAACGCTTAAAGAGCAAAACGACAATAGGTTTACTGTTTTCTGAAGGAAAATCGGTTTCTAAATATCCATTGCGTTTGGTTTACCGTCAAGCGGAAGCTGATTCAGAAGAAAAAATTAAAATGGGCGTTTCGGTTTCTAAGAAGTATTTCAAGAGAGCTGTTGATAGAAATTACTTCAAACGGATTCTTAGGGAAACCTATCGATTAAACAAACATTTACTTTGGAATAACTTGGAACAGCCTTATTCTCTGATGTTTTTTTATCAGACCAAAGACAAATTATCTTACGAAGAAATCAACACCAAAACGATTCAGTTGTTTGAGAAATTTATCCAACAAATAAACAAAACGACAGATTCTGAAACTAAAACAGAAATCTAA
- a CDS encoding HD domain-containing protein, whose protein sequence is MNNPELINKTIAFVKEKLNDAEGGHDWFHIERVYKNALLIAKDTNCDLVVVQLGALLHDIADSKFHNGDETIGPKTARLFLESENVSEDTIQHVVNIIENISYKGGNFEKSFSSIELDIVQDADRLDAIGAIGVARAFNYGGFKNRALHNPEIAPVTNMNKEEYKKNNAPTINHFYEKLLLLKDKMNTETGKQIASERHKFMETFLAQFYAEWEGVK, encoded by the coding sequence ATGAATAATCCAGAATTAATAAATAAAACAATTGCGTTCGTAAAAGAAAAACTAAATGATGCCGAAGGCGGACACGACTGGTTTCATATTGAACGTGTGTATAAAAATGCTCTTCTAATTGCCAAAGACACAAATTGCGATTTGGTTGTAGTACAACTGGGAGCTTTGCTTCATGATATTGCCGACAGTAAATTTCATAATGGCGATGAAACCATCGGACCAAAAACGGCCAGATTATTTTTGGAATCTGAGAATGTTTCTGAGGATACAATTCAGCATGTGGTAAACATCATCGAAAACATTTCATATAAAGGCGGAAATTTCGAAAAGAGCTTCTCATCTATAGAATTAGATATCGTTCAGGATGCGGATCGTTTAGATGCGATAGGGGCAATTGGAGTAGCAAGAGCGTTCAATTATGGCGGATTTAAAAATCGTGCTTTACATAACCCTGAAATTGCGCCTGTAACAAACATGAACAAGGAAGAATACAAAAAGAATAATGCGCCAACAATAAATCATTTCTACGAGAAGCTTTTACTCTTAAAAGATAAAATGAATACCGAAACCGGAAAACAAATCGCTTCTGAAAGACATAAATTTATGGAAACCTTTTTAGCCCAGTTTTATGCAGAATGGGAGGGAGTGAAGTAG
- a CDS encoding SCO family protein, protein MKSLLYKYRKFFIVLIVFSVVTISLFYSALKPQKTLPIYNPSDVNPELVDSTIQYKSKYHTIADFSFVNQNGDTITQKNYEGKIYVADFFFTTCGSICPKMSTNLSEVQKAVLHNPKVMLLSHTVFPEVDSVSVLKAYAIKYGVVDSKWNLVTGDKKEIYTMARKSYLAVKLGRPDQLYDMVHTENFVLVDQKRRVRGFYDGTNKEEIKRLLEDIDFLSQE, encoded by the coding sequence ATGAAATCTTTACTATACAAATACCGCAAATTCTTTATTGTTTTAATTGTTTTTTCGGTAGTTACTATATCCCTATTTTATTCGGCTTTAAAGCCACAAAAAACGTTACCCATTTACAATCCTTCTGACGTAAATCCTGAACTGGTTGACAGTACGATTCAATACAAAAGTAAATACCATACGATTGCTGATTTCTCTTTTGTAAATCAAAATGGCGATACTATTACTCAAAAAAACTACGAAGGAAAAATTTACGTAGCCGACTTTTTCTTTACCACTTGCGGATCAATCTGTCCAAAAATGTCGACAAATCTATCCGAAGTTCAAAAAGCAGTTCTACACAATCCTAAAGTAATGCTCCTCTCCCATACGGTGTTTCCCGAAGTAGACAGTGTTTCGGTTTTAAAAGCTTATGCTATAAAATATGGTGTTGTAGACAGCAAATGGAATTTGGTTACTGGCGATAAAAAAGAAATTTACACCATGGCCAGAAAATCATACTTAGCGGTAAAATTGGGTCGCCCTGATCAATTATATGATATGGTTCATACAGAGAATTTCGTTTTAGTCGATCAAAAACGTCGCGTTCGTGGATTTTATGACGGAACAAATAAAGAAGAAATCAAAAGACTTCTGGAAGACATCGATTTCTTATCCCAAGAGTAA
- a CDS encoding acyl-ACP desaturase — protein MSIKNIRLEVMQFLEKNVDSFVEQYLIPVEKIWQPSDFLPNSEGDNFFEEVRELREIAKELPYDFWVTLVGDTITEEALPTYESWLMDVEGINQVENGGNGWSKWIRQWTGEENRHGDLLNKYLYLSGRVNMREIEMTTQHLINDGFDIGTGSDPYKNFVYTSFQELATYVSHNRVAQMAKKFGDNKLSKMCKMIAGDEMRHHHAYSEFVTRIFAVDPSEMMLAFQYMMKQKIVMPAHFLRESGQKISSAFEQFSDSAQRIGVYTANDYVDIMQKLIDKWEIDKVSNLTDEAEKARDYLMKLPARMARISERLVIPQESHIFKWVEPARL, from the coding sequence ATGTCTATAAAAAACATTAGATTAGAAGTAATGCAGTTTTTAGAAAAAAACGTAGATAGCTTCGTAGAACAGTATTTAATTCCAGTAGAAAAAATTTGGCAACCGTCAGATTTTCTGCCTAATTCTGAAGGAGATAATTTCTTTGAGGAGGTTAGAGAATTACGCGAAATTGCTAAAGAATTACCATATGATTTCTGGGTTACGCTTGTTGGTGATACCATCACTGAAGAGGCTTTACCAACTTACGAATCCTGGTTGATGGATGTTGAAGGAATAAATCAGGTTGAAAACGGTGGAAACGGCTGGTCTAAATGGATCCGTCAATGGACCGGAGAAGAAAACCGCCATGGAGATTTACTAAATAAATACTTGTATTTGTCTGGCCGTGTGAACATGCGTGAAATCGAAATGACAACACAGCATTTAATCAACGACGGTTTTGATATCGGAACTGGATCTGACCCATACAAAAATTTTGTATACACTAGTTTCCAGGAATTAGCAACATATGTATCACACAACAGAGTAGCTCAAATGGCTAAGAAATTTGGGGATAATAAGTTGTCTAAAATGTGTAAAATGATTGCTGGTGACGAAATGCGTCATCACCATGCCTATAGCGAATTTGTTACCAGAATTTTTGCGGTTGATCCTAGCGAAATGATGTTGGCGTTTCAATACATGATGAAACAAAAAATCGTGATGCCGGCTCACTTCTTAAGAGAATCTGGTCAAAAGATCAGTTCTGCTTTCGAGCAATTTTCTGATTCTGCACAACGTATTGGGGTTTATACTGCCAATGACTATGTCGATATCATGCAGAAATTAATTGACAAATGGGAAATTGATAAAGTTTCTAATTTGACAGATGAAGCTGAAAAAGCGCGTGATTACTTAATGAAATTACCAGCTCGTATGGCAAGAATTTCTGAAAGATTAGTAATCCCGCAGGAATCTCACATTTTTAAATGGGTTGAACCAGCGAGATTATAG
- the feoB gene encoding ferrous iron transport protein B — MSIQNINVALIGNPNTGKTSVFNQLTGLNQQVGNYPGITVEKKIGFCKLPHNIKANILDLPGTYSLNASSMDESVVIELLLNKNDKLYPDVAVVVTDVENLKRNLLIYTQIKDLEIPTILVINMSDRMESKGITLDIPYLEEKLKTKIALVSSRKGFGIEELKELIVSYKTIPHEPCLNASVIDAAYFEKLQHAFPNQLLYKLWLVITQDVNFLNLDRNEIRSTFTKSHSELKRLQQKETIKRYQFINDVLKEGLQVDESMAKDIRAKIDRVLTHKVWGYVIFLAILFVIFQSIFSWSTIPMDFIDSTFASLSSWTAAELPSGILTDLLSQGIIPGIGGILIFIPQIAFLFLFISILEESGYMSRVVFLMDKIMRKFGLSGKSVVPLISGTACAIPAIMATRNIENWKERLITILVTPFTTCSARLPVYTIIISLVIPDQRVLGILNLQGLSLMLLYLLGFGTAILSALILNKILKFNTKTYFVVEMPSYKMPLLKNVGINVVEKTKAFVVGAGKIILAISVVLWFLASFGPGKDFNEAETIVKERFANTTLNEVQFENEVASQKLENSYIGIMGKAIEPAIAPLGYDWKIGIAIISSFAAREVFVGTLATIYSVGDSDNEATIKSKMQKEVNPKTGQKIFNFASGISLLLFYAFAMQCASTLAITKKETNSWKWPAMQLFLMSGLAYFVALLAYQLLK; from the coding sequence ATGAGCATTCAAAACATCAATGTTGCCCTTATCGGGAATCCGAATACAGGAAAAACCTCTGTTTTTAATCAGCTTACAGGTTTAAATCAGCAAGTTGGGAACTATCCCGGAATTACAGTTGAAAAGAAAATTGGTTTCTGTAAACTGCCTCATAACATTAAAGCAAACATTCTTGATTTACCAGGAACGTATAGTTTGAATGCCAGTTCAATGGATGAAAGTGTTGTAATTGAACTTTTGCTGAACAAAAATGACAAATTATATCCGGATGTTGCAGTAGTGGTAACAGATGTTGAAAATCTGAAACGAAACTTACTGATTTATACTCAAATAAAAGACCTTGAAATTCCGACGATTTTAGTTATCAATATGTCTGATCGTATGGAAAGCAAAGGAATTACACTTGATATTCCTTATTTAGAAGAAAAACTAAAAACCAAGATTGCTCTTGTAAGTTCACGCAAAGGTTTTGGAATTGAAGAATTAAAAGAACTAATTGTTTCCTATAAAACGATTCCACACGAACCTTGTTTAAATGCTTCAGTTATTGATGCTGCCTATTTTGAAAAACTGCAACATGCTTTTCCAAACCAATTATTGTATAAATTATGGTTGGTAATTACTCAAGATGTAAACTTTTTAAACTTAGACCGAAATGAAATCCGAAGTACTTTTACCAAATCACATTCGGAACTGAAACGTTTACAACAAAAAGAGACTATCAAAAGATATCAATTTATAAATGATGTTTTGAAAGAAGGTTTACAAGTTGATGAATCGATGGCAAAAGATATTCGAGCCAAAATTGATCGTGTTTTAACACACAAAGTTTGGGGTTATGTCATTTTCTTAGCCATTTTGTTTGTGATTTTCCAATCCATTTTCAGCTGGTCAACGATTCCCATGGATTTTATCGACAGCACTTTTGCTTCTTTAAGCAGTTGGACAGCCGCAGAATTACCAAGTGGAATCTTAACCGATTTACTTTCACAGGGAATTATCCCGGGAATTGGAGGGATTTTGATTTTTATTCCGCAAATTGCCTTTTTGTTTCTGTTTATTTCTATTTTGGAAGAAAGCGGATACATGAGCCGTGTGGTATTTTTGATGGATAAAATCATGCGAAAATTTGGGCTTTCAGGAAAAAGTGTTGTGCCTTTAATTTCAGGAACCGCCTGTGCCATTCCGGCAATTATGGCAACCCGAAATATTGAAAACTGGAAAGAGCGTTTAATCACTATTTTGGTAACACCATTCACTACTTGTTCCGCAAGACTTCCGGTTTATACTATTATTATTTCTTTGGTTATTCCGGACCAACGTGTTCTGGGGATTCTAAACCTTCAGGGATTATCATTAATGCTGCTTTATTTATTGGGATTTGGAACGGCCATTTTATCTGCTTTAATTTTGAATAAAATCCTAAAATTCAATACTAAAACGTATTTTGTAGTTGAAATGCCAAGCTATAAAATGCCTCTTTTGAAGAATGTTGGAATCAACGTAGTAGAGAAAACAAAAGCATTTGTTGTTGGAGCAGGTAAAATTATTCTGGCAATATCTGTTGTTTTATGGTTTTTAGCGTCCTTTGGTCCTGGAAAAGATTTTAATGAAGCAGAAACAATCGTAAAAGAAAGATTTGCGAATACAACTTTAAATGAAGTTCAGTTTGAAAACGAAGTGGCGTCTCAAAAATTAGAGAACTCCTACATCGGAATTATGGGTAAAGCCATCGAACCGGCAATTGCGCCTTTGGGTTATGACTGGAAAATCGGAATTGCGATTATCAGTTCGTTTGCCGCACGAGAAGTTTTTGTTGGAACACTTGCCACAATATACAGCGTTGGAGACAGCGACAACGAAGCAACAATTAAAAGCAAAATGCAGAAAGAAGTAAATCCGAAAACGGGCCAAAAGATTTTCAATTTTGCCTCGGGAATTTCACTATTGCTATTTTATGCCTTTGCAATGCAATGCGCCAGTACATTGGCGATTACCAAAAAAGAAACCAATTCCTGGAAATGGCCCGCAATGCAATTATTCTTAATGAGCGGTTTAGCTTATTTTGTTGCACTTCTGGCTTATCAACTTTTAAAATAA
- a CDS encoding GyrI-like domain-containing protein, with protein sequence MDIQKFSIIGISVRTTNENGQSGQDIPALWNKFMTEGIAEKIPNKIDNSLYCVYTDYEKDHTKPYTTILGCLVCSLDFIPEEMTGKTIEKATYEKFIAKGNLHENIVFNEWMKIWNSDLDRSFTADFEIYGEKTQNPENAEVDIFIAIK encoded by the coding sequence ATGGATATTCAAAAATTTAGTATTATTGGGATTTCAGTACGAACGACGAATGAGAATGGTCAATCAGGACAAGATATTCCTGCTCTTTGGAACAAATTTATGACGGAAGGGATTGCTGAAAAAATTCCGAATAAAATCGACAATTCTCTTTATTGTGTTTATACCGACTACGAAAAAGATCACACAAAACCTTATACAACCATTTTAGGATGTCTGGTATGCTCTTTAGATTTTATTCCGGAAGAAATGACAGGGAAAACTATTGAAAAAGCAACTTATGAAAAGTTCATTGCAAAAGGAAATCTTCATGAAAACATTGTTTTTAACGAATGGATGAAGATTTGGAATTCAGATCTGGACAGAAGCTTTACCGCAGATTTTGAAATTTACGGAGAGAAAACACAGAATCCGGAAAATGCCGAAGTGGATATTTTTATTGCAATTAAATAG
- a CDS encoding FeoB-associated Cys-rich membrane protein, with translation MIQEIIAFGILLIAVTFLIKKFFWKSKKKKDCGDGNCGCS, from the coding sequence ATGATACAAGAAATTATTGCGTTTGGAATATTACTTATTGCGGTCACATTTTTGATCAAAAAATTCTTTTGGAAATCTAAAAAGAAAAAAGATTGTGGTGATGGTAATTGCGGGTGTTCTTAG
- a CDS encoding c-type cytochrome: MKKVLFLSAVLAFASCKKETTENPHTTTTENYSEGESAEAKTPEALGKDIFEGRGNCVSCHQVDQKIIGPSIQEIGKTYKDKKGDIITFLKGNADPIVDPSQFSVMKTNFPVTQAMSDEELKAIEAYIYSNTK; this comes from the coding sequence ATGAAAAAAGTATTATTCTTATCTGCCGTTTTAGCTTTCGCATCTTGTAAAAAAGAAACAACTGAAAATCCTCATACAACCACAACAGAAAACTATTCTGAAGGTGAATCGGCGGAAGCCAAAACACCGGAAGCTTTAGGAAAAGACATTTTTGAAGGAAGAGGAAATTGCGTTTCCTGTCATCAGGTAGATCAAAAAATTATTGGCCCAAGTATTCAGGAAATCGGAAAAACATATAAAGACAAAAAAGGTGATATTATTACTTTCTTAAAAGGAAATGCAGATCCAATTGTTGATCCGAGTCAATTCTCTGTTATGAAAACCAATTTTCCGGTAACTCAGGCGATGTCTGATGAGGAATTAAAAGCAATTGAAGCTTATATTTACAGCAACACAAAATAA
- a CDS encoding DMT family transporter, producing MRAKIQNAFSGKIEAIGFPILALCWVSFFWGTTWLASKEAVSHMPGLQVATIRQFLGGLLYVGYFLIKKEPWPKGKQWKTIIILSILNFALSNGLSTWGVKYISSGLGAIISALFPIWIIIINFFNGKKIARVALFGILISFGGICIIFMDYLSDFLKPDFQFGIILMTASTITWAFGILETKKKAASFNPYFSLGLQMLISSVFLFGITEASGTNIPLSEISSNSWWAIAYLIIIGSVLTFIAFIYTLQHLPTEISSIYVYINPIVAMVLGSFIFGETLTQAIAIGAAVTLVGLYLVNKSIRKVKT from the coding sequence GTGAGAGCAAAAATTCAGAATGCCTTTTCAGGAAAAATTGAAGCGATAGGATTTCCAATTTTGGCTTTATGCTGGGTAAGTTTCTTTTGGGGAACTACCTGGTTGGCATCAAAAGAAGCAGTTAGTCATATGCCCGGTCTTCAGGTAGCCACTATTCGTCAGTTTTTGGGAGGTTTACTTTATGTTGGTTATTTTCTAATTAAAAAAGAGCCCTGGCCAAAAGGTAAACAATGGAAAACAATTATTATTTTGTCTATACTAAATTTTGCCTTAAGCAATGGTTTAAGTACCTGGGGAGTTAAATATATCAGTAGCGGATTAGGTGCCATCATCAGTGCTCTTTTTCCTATTTGGATTATTATTATCAATTTTTTTAATGGCAAAAAAATTGCCCGAGTGGCTTTATTTGGAATTCTGATTAGTTTTGGTGGAATCTGTATCATTTTCATGGATTACTTATCTGATTTTTTAAAACCTGATTTTCAATTCGGAATCATTTTAATGACGGCATCAACTATTACCTGGGCTTTCGGAATTTTAGAAACCAAGAAAAAAGCAGCCAGTTTTAATCCGTATTTCAGTTTAGGATTGCAAATGTTGATTTCGAGCGTGTTTTTGTTTGGAATTACAGAAGCTTCAGGAACTAATATTCCTTTGAGTGAAATCTCTTCAAATTCCTGGTGGGCAATTGCTTATTTAATTATTATTGGCTCTGTCTTAACGTTTATCGCTTTTATTTATACTTTACAACATCTTCCAACGGAAATTAGCAGTATTTACGTTTACATAAATCCAATTGTGGCAATGGTTTTAGGATCATTCATTTTTGGAGAAACGCTTACGCAGGCCATTGCAATTGGCGCAGCCGTAACTTTAGTTGGATTGTATCTGGTTAACAAGTCTATTAGAAAGGTTAAAACTTAA